A stretch of the Dioscorea cayenensis subsp. rotundata cultivar TDr96_F1 chromosome 4, TDr96_F1_v2_PseudoChromosome.rev07_lg8_w22 25.fasta, whole genome shotgun sequence genome encodes the following:
- the LOC120258136 gene encoding protein NRT1/ PTR FAMILY 8.3-like — protein MEEQVGHHVGLMDHQSLLHGIRNTQEGLDVKQSGNTEIKRGPSIILGFVFLESLGVCGISTNLVIYLSSILHETNASIAMNITTWTGTSYFTPFLGALIADSYSGSYKMILFSSLLYLIGMGTITLSASIPYFKPPSCAGNLCPPANNVEKLIFYSGLYLIAFGSGGVKSSLLPLGADQFDEDNPMEVQKKGSFFNYFYFCMNAGALASSTVIVWIEQNIDWGIGYGISTLCIFLAFTCFLIGTSTFRLREPGGSPLKNVFQVLVASFQKRKLRVPSENRFLYEVEDNNLNPRRTHRLDHTDEFRCLDKAAIVLNSDMKEVDSWSLCTVTQVEEFKALLRLLPIWVAGIIYSVSYAQMYTTFVEQGKAMETGLGSFSIPPASLYAFEVLTVMLWVLFYDTVIATIARRYLGDGHGLTQLQRMGIGHLSIIIAIATAAIVEMKRKESVNKGEPISILWQLP, from the exons ATGGAAGAACAAGTTGGTCATCATGTTGGTCTAATGGACCACCAGAGCCTGTTGCATGGAATCAGAAACACTCAG GAAGGTCTAGATGTGAAACAGAGTGGGAATACAGAGATCAAGAGAGGTCCTTCCATAATATTAG GATTTGTTTTCTTGGAGAGTTTAGGGGTTTGTGGCATTTCTACTAATCTAGTTATATATCTCAGTAGTATTCTCCATGAAACCAATGCTTCAATTGCAATGAATATCACAACTTGGACTGGAACAAGTTACTTCACCCCCTTTCTTGGTGCTCTAATTGCAGACTCTTACTCAGGGAGTTATAAGATGATCTTGTTCTCATCTTTGCTGTACTTGATT GGTATGGGAACAATCACATTGTCGGCTTCGATTCCTTACTTCAAGCCACCATCTTGTGCAGGAAATTTATGTCCTCCAGCTAACAATGTTGAGAAGTTAATATTCTACTCTGGTTTATACCTCATTGCCTTTGGCAGTGGTGGTGTGAAATCATCATTGCTACCTCTCGGCGCAGATCAATTCGACGAAGATAATCCAATGGAAGTGCAGAAAAAAGGATCATTTTTCAACTATTTCTATTTCTGCATGAATGCCGGCGCTCTTGCTTCAAGTACTGTTATTGTGTGGATAGAACAGAATATAGACTGGGGAATTGGATATGGTATCTCAACACTCTGTATTTTTTTAGCATTCACATGCTTCCTTATTGGCACATCTACTTTCAGACTGCGAGAGCCAGGTGGTAGTCCATTAAAGAATGTCTTTCAAGTTTTGGTTGCTTCATTCCAAAAACGAAAACTTAGAGTGCCATCAGAAAACAGGTTCTTGTATGAGGTCGAAGACAATAACCTCAATCCTCGAAGAACTCATCGGCTTGATCACACTGATGAGTTCAGGTGCTTAGACAAAGCTGCCATTGTATTGAATTCAGATATGAAAGAAGTTGATTCTTGGAGTTTATGTACAGTCACTCAAGTCGAAGAGTTTAAGGCATTGCTACGGTTGTTACCAATATGGGTAGCTGGAATCATCTACTCAGTCTCTTATGCTCAGATGTACACAACTTTTGTTGAACAAGGAAAAGCAATGGAAACCGGACTTGGTTCTTTTTCCATCCCTCCGGCCTCTCTTTACGCCTTTGAAGTACTTACTGTCATGCTCTGGGTACTATTCTATGACACAGTTATTGCAACAATAGCTAGAAGATATCTCGGTGACGGTCATGGGCTCACTCAGCTCCAGAGAATGGGAATTGGCCACTTATCCATCATCATCGCAATAGCAACCGCCGCAATAGTGGAGATGAAGAGGAAGGAGAGTGTGAACAAAGGCGAACCGATAAGTATACTATGGCAACTCCCTTAG
- the LOC120258204 gene encoding SKP1-like protein 5, giving the protein MASEAVAVKIQEGVGVDAVVPAAPETSAQRKILLKSAEGEEFLVDELLARGSKMISNMIDDGCTEGGIPLPNVTAPVLSKVLEYWKHHVGKSETDKDAGEFDRDFVKDTSSSVLFDVIMVANYLDCKPLLDLACQAVADAIRDMNVEQVRGFFGITNDFTPDEEAAVREENRWAFD; this is encoded by the coding sequence ATGGCCAGTGAAGCAGTGGCTGTGAAGATTCAAGAGGGAGTTGGTGTTGATGCTGTTGTCCCTGCTGCCCCTGAGACATCTGCTCAAAGGAAGATACTGCTTAAGTCTGCTGAAGGGGAGGAGTTCTTGGTGGATGAATTGCTTGCTAGGGGATCTAAAATGATTAGCAACATGATTGATGATGGATGTACCGAGGGTGGCATTCCTCTGCCTAATGTGACTGCTCCTGTGCTTTCGAAGGTTTTGGAGTACTGGAAACACCATGTCGGGAAGAGCGAGACTGATAAGGATGCTGGGGAATTTGACAGAGATTTTGTGAAAGACACGTCGAGCAGTGTGTTATTTGACGTCATAATGGTTGCAAACTATCTTGATTGCAAGCCATTGCTTGATCTCGCTTGCCAGGCTGTCGCCGATGCTATCAGGGACATGAATGTTGAGCAAGTGAGGGGTTTTTTTGGTATCACAAATGACTTCACTCCTGATGAAGAGGCAGCGGTCCGAGAAGAGAATAGGTGGGCATTTGATTGA
- the LOC120257943 gene encoding heavy metal-associated isoprenylated plant protein 4-like encodes MVALEKKEVIVVEKEKQEEVITAIYKLNLHCQECARSIEKHVTRISGVQKVDTDVESGKVNVKGIIDVKKIHELIEKKSKRKVEIISPKPKEKDDKVSAEKIVEKKEEVVRTIVMKVHMHCEKCEHDLKWRLLKLKGVHSVKMNREAGTCTVTGTVEEKKLIEYIRRKTKKHVEVVPQKQKEEEKKKTEEKVSKEKETEAKGGAKEEVKKVEIVEKKEEVKITEIVVPYFIHCTHAPQWFSDEDPNSCSVM; translated from the exons ATGGTAGCATTAGAGAAAAAAGAGGTGATCGTAGTTGAGAAAGAAAAACAGGAGGAAGTCATCACTGCCATCTATAAACTCAACTTGCATTGTCAAGAATGCGCTCGTTCGATCGAGAAGCATGTTACAAGAATCTCcg GAGTTCAGAAGGTTGATACAGATGTAGAGAGTGGGAAAGTCAATGTGAAAGGGATCATTGATGTGAAAAAAATCCATGAACTCATAGAGAAGAAGAGTAAGAGAAAGGTTGAGATTATATCACCCAAGCCAAAGGAGAAAGATGATAAAGTATCTGCAGAGAAAATTGTGGAGAAAAAAGag GAAGTTGTGAGGACAATAGTAATGAAGGTTCACATGCACTGTGAGAAATGTGAACATGATCTCAAGTGGAGATTACTGAAGCTCAAAG GTGTCCATAGTGTGAAAATGAACAGAGAAGCAGGGACATGCACAGTGACAGGGACAGTGGAAGAGAAGAAGTTGATAGAATACATAAGAAGGAAAACTAAGAAACATGTGGAGGTTGTGCCTCAGAaacagaaagaagaagagaagaagaaaacagagGAAAAAGTGAGCAAAGAGAAGGAAACAGAGGCCAAAGGTGGTGCAAAAGAGGAGGTAAAAAAGGTGGAGATTGTTGAAAAGAAAGAGGAAGTGAAAATCACTGAGATTGTTGTGCCATATTTCATTCATTGCACTCATGCACCTCAGTGGTTCagtgatgaggatccaaattcTTGTTCTGTAATGTAG
- the LOC120257944 gene encoding protein LSD1, whose translation MPVPLAPYPTPPVPFTPPNGTTQSQLVCSGCRNLLLYPVGATSVCCAVCSVVTNVPPPGTEMAQLVCGGCHTLLMYIRGATSVQCSCCHTVNLALEANQVAHVNCGNCRMLLMYQYGARSVKCAVCNFVTSVGASPSSEQKLSG comes from the exons ATGCCTGTACCTCTTGCTCCATACCCAACACCTCCAGTGCCATTTACACCACCAAATG GGACAACACAGAGCCAACTTGTTTGCTCAGGGTGCCGTAATCTGCTTCTATATCCAGTTGGTGCTACTTCTGTTTGCTGCGCTGTTTGCAGTGTGGTCACCAATGTACCTCCTCCTG GAACTGAGATGGCTCAGTTAGTTTGTGGTGGCTGTCACACTCTGTTGATGTACATCCGAGGAGCGACTAGTGTCCAATGTTCTTGTTGTCACACAGTTAACCTGGCTTTGGAAG CAAATCAGGTGGCGCATGTGAATTGTGGGAATTGCAGGATGCTGCTTATGTACCAATATGGAGCAAGATCTGTGAAATGTGCAGTATGCAACTTCGTTACTTCGGTTGGG GCATCGCCGAGCAGTGAACAGAAGCTGAGTGGTTGA
- the LOC120259311 gene encoding eyes absent homolog isoform X2, with protein MDGLVNASAIPCENMIVYIWDMDETLILLKSLLDGSYAESFNGVKESRKGTDIGKHWENHILQVCDDYFFYEQMENYNQPCLDALSLYDDGRDLSDYNFNSDGFKHMHDDADRRKLAYRQRVIAQKYAQGLRHVLGQQLIELWDDLYQMTDNYTDGWFSSGHAFLQQILGRNTLSTSNYTRCQHINVLVTSGSLIPSLVKCLLFKLDDVFSYDNVYSSWDVGKLQCFSWIKERFSGQAVQFCVIGDGMEECMAAQRMNWPFIQIDFRPGGVHRFPGLTLRMVEHYIDVIYGPSTSDNGDE; from the exons ATGGATGGCTTGGTTAATGCTAGCGCAATTCCATGTGAGAACATGATTGTGTATATATGGGACATGGATGAGACACTTATACTTCTAAAGTCCTTGTTGGATGGGAGTTATGCTGAGTCATTTAATGGTGTAAAGGAATCAAGGAAGGGAACAGATATTGGGAAGCATTGGGAAAATCACATTCTGCAAGTTTGTGatgattatttcttttatgaGCAG ATGGAGAATTACAATCAGCCTTGCCTTGATGCTCTGAGCTTATATGATGATGGACGGGACCTTTCAGATTATAATTTCAACAGTGATGGCTTTAAACATATGCATGATGATGCTGACAGAAGGAAACTTGCATATCGGCAGCGTGTTATAGCTCAAAAGTATGCGCAG GGTTTGCGTCATGTGCTTGGTCAGCAACTGATTGAGCTCTGGGATGATCTTTACCAAATGACAGATAATTATACTGATGGTTGGTTTTCCTcag GTCATGCTTTTCTACAACAAATTTTGGGAAGAAATACATTATCAACATCTAATTACACAAGATGCCAACACATTAATGTCTTAGTTACGTCTGGCTCTTTGATACCCAGTCTTGTGAAATGTTTGCTCTTTAAGTTGGATGATGTTTTCTCATATGATAATG TGTACAGCTCATGGGATGTGGGAAAACTACAGTGTTTCTCATGGATTAAAGAGCGATTCAGTGGTCAAGCTGTACAGTTTTGTGTGATTGGAGATGGGATGGAGGAATGCATGGCTGCACAAAGAATGAACTGGCCCTTTATTCAAATTGATTTTCGACCTGGTGGCGTTCACAGATTTCCCGGATTGACactgagaatggttgaacactaTATTGATGTCATATATGGACCTTCAACTTCTGACAACGGTGATGAATA G
- the LOC120259311 gene encoding eyes absent homolog isoform X1, protein MDGLVNASAIPCENMIVYIWDMDETLILLKSLLDGSYAESFNGVKESRKGTDIGKHWENHILQVCDDYFFYEQMENYNQPCLDALSLYDDGRDLSDYNFNSDGFKHMHDDADRRKLAYRQRVIAQKYAQGLRHVLGQQLIELWDDLYQMTDNYTDGWFSSGHAFLQQILGRNTLSTSNYTRCQHINVLVTSGSLIPSLVKCLLFKLDDVFSYDNVYSSWDVGKLQCFSWIKERFSGQAVQFCVIGDGMEECMAAQRMNWPFIQIDFRPGGVHRFPGLTLRMVEHYIDVIYGPSTSDNGDEYISLIVLFPYHLKISQSYVYYLKIEAKVEDRQVKGASCSLAGYIKLCFSKITFAMFFLGC, encoded by the exons ATGGATGGCTTGGTTAATGCTAGCGCAATTCCATGTGAGAACATGATTGTGTATATATGGGACATGGATGAGACACTTATACTTCTAAAGTCCTTGTTGGATGGGAGTTATGCTGAGTCATTTAATGGTGTAAAGGAATCAAGGAAGGGAACAGATATTGGGAAGCATTGGGAAAATCACATTCTGCAAGTTTGTGatgattatttcttttatgaGCAG ATGGAGAATTACAATCAGCCTTGCCTTGATGCTCTGAGCTTATATGATGATGGACGGGACCTTTCAGATTATAATTTCAACAGTGATGGCTTTAAACATATGCATGATGATGCTGACAGAAGGAAACTTGCATATCGGCAGCGTGTTATAGCTCAAAAGTATGCGCAG GGTTTGCGTCATGTGCTTGGTCAGCAACTGATTGAGCTCTGGGATGATCTTTACCAAATGACAGATAATTATACTGATGGTTGGTTTTCCTcag GTCATGCTTTTCTACAACAAATTTTGGGAAGAAATACATTATCAACATCTAATTACACAAGATGCCAACACATTAATGTCTTAGTTACGTCTGGCTCTTTGATACCCAGTCTTGTGAAATGTTTGCTCTTTAAGTTGGATGATGTTTTCTCATATGATAATG TGTACAGCTCATGGGATGTGGGAAAACTACAGTGTTTCTCATGGATTAAAGAGCGATTCAGTGGTCAAGCTGTACAGTTTTGTGTGATTGGAGATGGGATGGAGGAATGCATGGCTGCACAAAGAATGAACTGGCCCTTTATTCAAATTGATTTTCGACCTGGTGGCGTTCACAGATTTCCCGGATTGACactgagaatggttgaacactaTATTGATGTCATATATGGACCTTCAACTTCTGACAACGGTGATGAATA CATATCACTTATTGTGCTGTTTCCGTATCATCTTAAAATCTCCCAAAGttatgtatattatttaaaGATAGAAGCTAAAGTTGAAGATCGACAAGTAAAAGGAGCTTCTTGTTCATTGGCTGGATATATTAAGTTATGTTTCAGTAAAATTACCTTTGCTATGTTCTTTCTTGGGTGTTGA
- the LOC120259565 gene encoding plant intracellular Ras-group-related LRR protein 5-like, producing the protein MAVVVVVEAVEEIMRVYRSLPRRPSLEDVEAAMAVIKASTAEEETRLQEINKMEKPQGLPDELFHVLQEVKRNMVLLLGHEQRKEANFVLDLDKRFAVFDDLIQRTSVLVSGGDDEGFGMKEMVEKRLDLDAPIPLVVHPVPSPFKFETPSSGGEDSEKLSLIKLASLIEASAKDGAVVLDLQGKLMDQIEWLPLSLGKLEDVTELNLSENRIMALPSTIVSLKCLRKLDIHSNQLINLPDSFGELSTLIDLDLHANQLKSLPASIGNLTSLTNLDLSSNKLSSLPETLGNLKSLRKLNVETNELEELPYNIGFCTNLVELRLDFNQLKALPEAIGKLECLEVLTLHYNRIKSLPTTMASLTKLRELDVSFNELESIPENLCFVTSLVRLDVGRNFADLRSLPRSIGNLEMLEELDISSNQIRTLPESFRYLSKLRVLHADETPLEVPPREVVKLGAQAVVQYMADLMTIKDSNPQQNDRKGFWHWVCSLCGEDEIEA; encoded by the exons ATGgcagtggtggtggtggtggaggctGTGGAGGAGATCATGAGGGTTTACAGGTCCTTACCAAGAAGACCAAGCTTGGAGGATGTGGAAGCTGCCATGGCTGTCATCAAGGCCTCAACAGCAGAGGAAGAGACTAGACTTCAAGAGATCAACAAGATGGAGAAGCCTCAAGGTTTACCTGATGAGCTCTTTCATGTTCTACAGGAAGTCAAGAGGAACATGGTCTTGTTACTTGGGCATGAGCAGAGGAAAGAAGCCAACTTTGTTCTGGATTTGGACAAGAGGTTTGCTGTTTTTGATGACCTGATTCAGAGGACTTCTGTGCTTGTTTCAGGAGGTGATGATGAGGGTTTTGGGATGAAGGAGATGGTTGAGAAGAGATTGGATTTGGATGCTCCTATACCACTGGTTGTTCATCCTGTCCCTTCTCCATTCAAGTTTGAAACTCCTTCTTCAG GTGGTGAGGATTCAGAGAAATTGAGTCTTATCAAACTTGCAAGCTTGATTGAGGCTTCAGCAAAGGATGGAGCTGTTGTTCTTGATCTCCAAGGGAAGCTGATGGACCAAATTGAATGGCTTCCTCTGTCTCTTGGTAAGCTTGAAGATGTTACTGAGCTTAATTTATCGGAAAACCGAATCATGGCTTTGCCATCAACCATTGTTAGCCTCAAATGCTTAAGAAAGCTTGATATCCACTCGAACCAGCTGATAAACCTACCGGACTCTTTCGGAGAGTTATCAACTCTCATCGATCTTGACCTGCATGCAAACCAATTAAAATCCCTTCCCGCTAGTATCGGCAATCTGACAAGCCTCACCAATCTGGATTTGAGCTCTAATAAGTTATCTTCGCTTCCTGAAACATTAGGCAATCTGAAAAGCTTAAGAAAACTGAATGTCGAAACTAATGAGCTAGAAGAACTTCCTTACAATATTGGATTTTGTACTAATCTAGTTGAGCTAAGATTGGATTTCAATCAGCTAAAAGCACTGCCGGAAGCCATTGGCAAGCTCGAATGCTTGGAAGTTCTTACCTTGCACTACAACAGGATTAAAAGTTTGCCTACTACAATGGCTTCACTGACCAAGTTGAGGGAACTAGATGTCAGCTTCAATGAGCTTGAATCGATCCCTGAGAATCTTTGCTTTGTGACTAGTCTTGTTAGATTAGATGTCGGCAGAAATTTTGCGGATTTGAGGTCGTTACCAAGGTCAATTGGAAACCTTGAGATGCTTGAAGAATTGGATATAAGCAGCAATCAGATAAGAACATTGCCCGAATCCTTCAGATATTTATCGAAACTCAGAGTGCTTCATGCTGATGAGACACCATTAGAAGTGCCTCCAAGAGAAGTTGTTAAATTGGGAGCTCAG GCTGTTGTGCAATACATGGCTGATCTAATGACAATAAAAGACAGTAATCCTCAACAGAATGATAGGAAAGGATTCTGGCATTGGGTTTGCTCACTCTGTGGAGAAGATGAGATTGAAGCTTGA